The proteins below come from a single Oerskovia jenensis genomic window:
- a CDS encoding M20/M25/M40 family metallo-hydrolase has protein sequence MRTRPIVPSVAALSLGLAAVFVPPAAAAPPAPPAPLEDHVSGAAVMEHLEQFQAIADANGGNRALETPGYEASAAYVEQVLTDAGYTPVRQYFTFEDQNTDELSLTAGGVAVTQSVFPAEFAPDTPPEGVTGPVVQPADALKQGCTADAWAGVAATGGVALVSRGSCNFSLKVEHAAAAGAAAVIIYNNTAGPISPTLGGPSDAWVPTVGITQADGQAIIAGVAGGQTSATYVLQTSIVQHETFNVIAETSTGRSDNVVMIGAHLDGVPEGPGINDNGSGSAAILETAVQLAEHGGPLDNQVRFAWWGAEEVGLLGSTHYVDDLVANDPAALDQIATYLNFDMVGSPNYVIGVYDADESTYPAPVEVPPGSPETEDVFTDYFDSIGQAWVDSEFSGRSDYQAFIANGVPASGLFTGADDVKTEAEVALFGGTAGIWQDPNYHSVNDDIANIDPVALDITSKAIAHATASLAADTSAINGVVSPVDPELTDLAATARCTGDVVQLSVVTTNGEDRPLDVRITTPFGEKTFNHVNPGKIAQQKFNTRSGALAAGSVTVRAWDDTGSQESYTLDYAALTC, from the coding sequence GTGAGAACACGTCCGATCGTCCCGTCCGTCGCCGCGCTGAGCCTGGGGCTCGCCGCGGTGTTCGTCCCGCCGGCCGCCGCCGCGCCGCCGGCACCACCTGCCCCGCTCGAGGACCACGTCTCGGGCGCGGCCGTCATGGAGCACCTCGAGCAGTTCCAGGCCATCGCGGACGCCAACGGCGGCAACCGCGCGCTGGAGACCCCGGGGTACGAGGCCAGCGCCGCGTACGTCGAGCAGGTCCTGACCGACGCCGGGTACACGCCCGTGCGCCAGTACTTCACCTTCGAGGACCAGAACACCGACGAGCTGTCGCTCACGGCCGGCGGGGTCGCGGTCACGCAGAGCGTCTTCCCCGCGGAGTTCGCGCCCGACACCCCGCCGGAAGGTGTCACGGGACCGGTCGTCCAGCCGGCCGACGCCCTCAAGCAGGGCTGCACGGCCGACGCGTGGGCCGGGGTCGCGGCCACGGGCGGTGTCGCCCTGGTCAGCCGAGGGTCCTGCAACTTCTCGCTCAAGGTCGAGCACGCTGCCGCCGCGGGGGCTGCGGCCGTCATCATCTACAACAACACGGCGGGCCCCATCAGCCCGACGCTCGGTGGGCCCAGCGACGCGTGGGTGCCCACGGTCGGCATCACGCAGGCCGACGGGCAGGCCATCATCGCGGGGGTCGCGGGCGGGCAGACGAGCGCGACCTACGTGCTCCAGACCTCGATCGTCCAGCACGAGACGTTCAACGTCATCGCGGAGACGAGCACGGGCCGGTCGGACAACGTCGTCATGATCGGTGCGCACCTCGACGGGGTGCCCGAGGGGCCGGGCATCAACGACAACGGGTCGGGCTCGGCCGCGATCCTCGAGACCGCGGTCCAGCTCGCCGAGCACGGCGGCCCGCTCGACAACCAGGTGCGCTTCGCCTGGTGGGGGGCCGAGGAGGTGGGGCTGCTGGGGTCGACGCACTACGTCGACGACCTCGTCGCGAACGACCCGGCCGCGCTCGACCAGATCGCGACGTACCTGAACTTCGACATGGTGGGCTCACCCAACTACGTGATCGGGGTCTACGACGCCGACGAGTCGACGTACCCGGCTCCGGTCGAGGTGCCGCCGGGCTCGCCCGAGACCGAGGACGTCTTCACGGACTACTTCGACTCGATCGGGCAGGCGTGGGTCGACTCGGAGTTCTCGGGCCGCTCGGACTACCAGGCGTTCATCGCGAACGGCGTCCCGGCGTCGGGTCTGTTCACGGGCGCCGACGACGTCAAGACCGAGGCCGAGGTCGCGCTGTTCGGCGGCACCGCGGGGATCTGGCAGGACCCCAACTACCACTCGGTGAACGACGACATCGCCAACATCGACCCCGTCGCGCTCGACATCACGTCCAAGGCGATCGCACACGCCACGGCGTCGCTCGCGGCGGACACGTCGGCGATCAACGGCGTGGTCTCGCCCGTCGATCCGGAGCTGACCGACCTCGCCGCGACGGCGCGGTGCACGGGCGACGTCGTCCAGCTCTCGGTCGTCACGACCAACGGCGAGGACCGCCCGCTCGACGTGCGCATCACGACGCCGTTCGGGGAGAAGACGTTCAACCACGTCAACCCGGGCAAGATCGCGCAGCAGAAGTTCAACACCCGGTCCGGTGCGCTCGCCGCGGGCAGCGTGACCGTCAGGGCGTGGGACGACACGGGGTCGCAGGAGTCGTACACGCTCGACTACGCGGCGCTCACCTGCTGA
- a CDS encoding MIP/aquaporin family protein: protein MDPDYSLAVRAACEFIGTAILIIIGNGTVANVHLKGSKGYGGGWSLIAMGYGFGVMIPALMFGGISGNHINPAFTIGLATWGLFPWADVAPYVVAQMLGAIAGQLAIVATHKPYYDRTTNTDDVLATFSTVNAAHSRVNGFANELLGSVILFSCALAIVNSPLTTTEPGLAHMALGFLVWALVAGLGGPTGPALNPARDLGPRIVHALLPLKHKGPSDWGYAWVPVVAPLLAGLIGVGCWKLLLG from the coding sequence ATGGATCCGGACTACTCCCTGGCGGTGCGTGCCGCGTGCGAGTTCATCGGCACGGCGATTCTCATCATCATCGGCAACGGCACGGTCGCGAACGTGCACCTCAAGGGGTCCAAGGGGTACGGCGGCGGCTGGAGCCTCATCGCGATGGGCTACGGGTTCGGCGTCATGATCCCGGCCCTGATGTTCGGCGGGATCAGCGGCAACCACATCAACCCGGCGTTCACGATCGGGCTCGCGACGTGGGGCCTGTTCCCGTGGGCCGACGTCGCGCCGTACGTCGTCGCGCAGATGCTGGGCGCCATCGCGGGGCAGCTCGCGATCGTCGCGACCCACAAGCCGTACTACGACCGCACCACGAACACCGACGACGTCCTCGCGACCTTCTCGACCGTCAACGCCGCGCACAGCCGCGTGAACGGGTTCGCGAACGAGCTGCTGGGCTCGGTCATCCTGTTCTCGTGCGCCCTGGCGATCGTCAACTCGCCCCTGACCACGACCGAGCCCGGGCTCGCGCACATGGCCCTCGGCTTCCTCGTGTGGGCGCTCGTCGCGGGGCTCGGCGGACCGACCGGCCCGGCGCTCAACCCGGCCCGTGACCTCGGACCGCGCATCGTGCACGCACTCCTGCCCCTCAAGCACAAGGGCCCCTCCGACTGGGGCTACGCGTGGGTGCCCGTCGTCGCGCCGCTGCTCGCGGGGCTCATCGGGGTGGGCTGCTGGAAGCTGCTGCTGGGCTGA
- a CDS encoding TetR/AcrR family transcriptional regulator: MTTTKVDPTADGPGAVGPLEPGVTGEPATPGEPAGTRREQAFAARRAGTRQQIIDAAVSLIADQGFTATSVEDIAAAAGVAKGSVYYNFGSKSDVFEAALTGGLERLTLTLSEARGGLQGKEALAALIASLLEQIRAHPDFAKLLAAEVFRVGREWQETVGHIRARVIEFYAAALREERPGDDVSLLAASVFGATLVAGLEWLVFQPERGFGEVLAAVLELVAGL; encoded by the coding sequence ATGACGACGACCAAGGTGGACCCGACGGCGGACGGACCGGGCGCCGTCGGGCCCCTTGAGCCGGGTGTCACCGGTGAGCCCGCGACCCCGGGCGAACCGGCCGGGACCCGGCGCGAGCAGGCCTTCGCGGCCCGCCGTGCCGGGACCCGGCAGCAGATCATCGACGCGGCCGTGAGCCTCATCGCCGACCAGGGCTTCACGGCCACGTCCGTCGAGGACATCGCGGCCGCCGCGGGCGTGGCCAAGGGCAGCGTCTACTACAACTTCGGGTCCAAGTCGGACGTGTTCGAGGCCGCGCTCACGGGCGGGCTCGAACGCCTCACCCTCACGCTCTCCGAGGCCCGCGGGGGCCTGCAGGGCAAGGAGGCGCTCGCCGCGCTCATCGCGTCGCTCCTCGAGCAGATCCGCGCCCACCCCGACTTCGCCAAGCTCCTCGCGGCCGAGGTCTTCCGGGTCGGGCGCGAGTGGCAGGAGACGGTCGGGCACATCCGTGCGCGCGTCATCGAGTTCTACGCGGCCGCGCTGCGCGAGGAACGGCCCGGGGACGACGTGTCGCTCCTCGCGGCGTCGGTGTTCGGGGCCACGCTCGTCGCGGGCCTCGAATGGCTCGTGTTCCAGCCCGAGCGCGGGTTCGGCGAGGTGCTGGCCGCGGTGCTGGAGCTGGTCGCGGGCCTCTGA
- a CDS encoding YhgE/Pip family protein, which translates to MSWTSTGTELRRFRRGLLPKLAVGAMIFVPLLYGAMYLWAFWDPTGNLDKLPVAIVNADTGTEVDGERLDAGEEVTSTLVDSGDLEWARVDAAEAEKGVRDGTYYFALIIPEGFSEGIASAAGDDPQSAQLMVTYNDANSFLATTLGRSAMTQVQGAVREEIGAQAVDKVLVGLGSARDGFAQASDGALTLTAASGQLTDGATQVADGATSAADGAGTLASGIDRLADGAGSAVTGAGQLATGAGALSDGASSASAGASKLAAGASSAADGASALAAGAATTQSGLVQLADGSQKLVAGFTAPDGLVAGADKAAAGAQQVSDGVAQVQGQVTSLTGSVPTLRALLQQNAATLGASADPRAQALAAANQQALGQLPSDAELAQSAAGLQALADGSKQVAAGLPALSTGLKTASAGAAQIDAQLHPGSGTQTVRDGVDGVAAGAANLSDGLTTLRGGASDLAAGNASLASGAGTLAAGTSSLYSGAQQLATGAQSAAAGAGALADGTSTLADGATQVADGGAQLTDGAQTLTDKLAEGSEAIPDDGTALREQRADVIAAPVTVADHDLAEAEGFGEGFAPFFIPLALFVGALITWLLMRPLPSRALATPASGLRTTLAGFLPALCIGFAQVAVMLAVIHWGVGLDMTHALGTLAFTTLVAATFLALQQALMALLGPAAGKVAILALLMLQLASSGGTYPVQTTPAFFQAIHPLLPMSYAVDGLRQTITGGVDGRLWFAVVYLGVLLLASLAISAWRAGRMRTWTLDRLHPALEI; encoded by the coding sequence ATGTCCTGGACCTCCACCGGTACGGAGCTGCGGCGCTTCCGCCGCGGCCTCCTGCCCAAGCTCGCCGTGGGCGCGATGATCTTCGTGCCCCTGCTCTACGGGGCCATGTACCTCTGGGCCTTCTGGGACCCGACCGGCAACCTCGACAAGCTGCCCGTGGCGATCGTCAACGCCGACACCGGCACCGAGGTCGACGGTGAACGCCTGGACGCAGGGGAGGAGGTCACGTCCACGCTCGTCGACTCGGGCGACCTCGAGTGGGCGCGCGTCGACGCGGCCGAGGCCGAGAAGGGCGTCAGGGACGGCACCTACTACTTCGCGCTGATCATCCCCGAGGGCTTCTCCGAGGGCATCGCGAGCGCCGCGGGCGACGACCCGCAGTCCGCGCAGCTCATGGTCACGTACAACGACGCGAACTCGTTCCTCGCGACGACCCTGGGCCGCAGCGCCATGACGCAGGTCCAGGGGGCGGTGCGCGAGGAGATCGGTGCGCAGGCCGTCGACAAGGTCCTCGTGGGCCTCGGCAGCGCACGCGACGGGTTCGCGCAGGCCTCCGACGGCGCGCTCACGCTCACCGCCGCGAGCGGTCAGCTCACCGACGGCGCGACGCAGGTCGCCGACGGCGCGACGTCCGCCGCCGACGGCGCGGGCACGCTCGCGTCGGGGATCGACCGGCTCGCCGACGGTGCGGGATCCGCCGTGACCGGTGCCGGGCAGCTCGCGACCGGTGCGGGTGCGCTGTCGGACGGCGCGTCCTCCGCGAGCGCGGGCGCCTCGAAGCTCGCCGCGGGCGCCTCGTCCGCGGCCGACGGCGCCTCGGCCCTCGCGGCCGGTGCGGCCACGACGCAGTCGGGCCTGGTCCAGCTCGCCGACGGCTCGCAGAAGCTCGTCGCGGGCTTCACGGCCCCAGACGGCCTCGTGGCAGGGGCCGACAAGGCCGCCGCGGGCGCCCAGCAGGTGTCCGACGGCGTCGCGCAGGTCCAAGGACAGGTCACCTCGCTCACCGGCAGTGTCCCCACGCTCCGCGCGCTGCTCCAGCAGAACGCCGCGACGCTCGGCGCCTCGGCCGACCCCCGGGCGCAGGCGCTCGCGGCCGCGAACCAGCAGGCCCTCGGCCAGCTCCCCTCGGACGCCGAGCTCGCCCAGAGCGCGGCCGGGCTCCAGGCCCTCGCCGACGGCTCGAAGCAGGTCGCGGCCGGGCTGCCCGCCCTCTCGACCGGCCTCAAGACGGCCTCTGCCGGGGCCGCGCAGATCGACGCGCAGCTCCACCCGGGCTCGGGCACGCAGACCGTCCGCGACGGCGTCGACGGCGTGGCCGCCGGGGCCGCGAACCTGAGCGACGGCCTCACGACCCTGCGCGGCGGTGCCTCCGACCTCGCGGCCGGGAACGCCTCGCTCGCGTCGGGAGCGGGCACGCTCGCCGCCGGCACCTCGTCCCTCTACTCGGGCGCCCAGCAGCTCGCGACGGGTGCGCAGTCCGCCGCGGCCGGCGCCGGGGCGCTCGCCGACGGCACCAGCACGCTGGCCGACGGCGCCACCCAGGTCGCCGACGGCGGGGCGCAGCTCACCGACGGTGCGCAGACCCTGACCGACAAGCTCGCCGAAGGGTCCGAGGCCATCCCCGACGACGGCACCGCCCTGCGCGAGCAGCGCGCCGACGTCATCGCGGCCCCCGTGACCGTCGCCGACCACGACCTCGCCGAGGCCGAGGGCTTCGGCGAGGGGTTCGCGCCGTTCTTCATCCCGCTCGCCCTGTTCGTGGGCGCGCTCATCACCTGGCTGCTCATGCGCCCGCTGCCCTCGCGGGCCCTCGCGACGCCCGCCTCGGGCCTGCGGACCACGCTCGCCGGGTTCCTGCCCGCGCTGTGCATCGGGTTCGCGCAGGTCGCCGTGATGCTCGCGGTCATCCACTGGGGCGTGGGCCTCGACATGACCCACGCGCTCGGGACGCTCGCGTTCACGACGCTCGTCGCCGCGACGTTCCTCGCGCTCCAGCAGGCCCTCATGGCGCTGCTCGGCCCGGCCGCGGGCAAGGTCGCGATCCTGGCGCTGCTCATGCTCCAGCTCGCGTCCTCGGGCGGCACCTACCCCGTGCAGACCACGCCCGCGTTCTTCCAGGCCATCCACCCGCTGCTGCCCATGAGCTACGCGGTCGACGGGCTGCGCCAGACCATCACGGGAGGTGTCGACGGACGGCTCTGGTTCGCGGTGGTCTACCTCGGCGTGCTGCTGCTAGCGTCGCTGGCGATCAGCGCCTGGCGGGCGGGTCGCATGCGCACCTGGACCCTCGACCGCCTGCACCCCGCGCTCGAGATCTGA
- a CDS encoding ATP-binding cassette domain-containing protein, translating into MNQPVARHGSDEATYLVQAPNTAPVPGSAANVTRPDAVAHLPQGELAAADIADDLTLRGPLGGEIVEPDTPHLGDGTPQHAVSAYDLQLHGPRGLVYGPVDLEIPAGEVVVLQGPQGAGRSSLLLTLAGRMAPDHTPDGWLVVLGENLTGRRARRTAVQRRAAIAGFHGIDELDDAVTVGDSVRERLTWLAPWYRRTPKVTQEVYERVARPVFGRRELPALDAMVWDLDEVDAMLLRIAIALAQDPELLVVDDLDQVHDSARRQIVWGRLEALAATGVTVIGSVASAGEVDAMRWGRAPHVVRLATGPQLVAA; encoded by the coding sequence ATGAACCAGCCCGTCGCACGGCACGGCAGCGACGAGGCCACGTACCTCGTGCAGGCCCCGAACACCGCGCCCGTCCCCGGATCCGCGGCGAACGTCACCAGGCCCGACGCCGTCGCGCACCTCCCGCAGGGCGAGCTCGCCGCCGCGGACATCGCCGACGACCTGACCCTGCGCGGCCCGCTCGGCGGCGAGATCGTCGAGCCCGACACCCCGCACCTCGGCGACGGCACGCCCCAGCACGCCGTCAGCGCCTACGACCTCCAGCTCCACGGCCCGCGCGGCCTGGTCTACGGCCCCGTCGACCTCGAGATCCCGGCCGGCGAGGTCGTCGTCCTCCAAGGTCCGCAGGGTGCCGGTCGGTCGAGCCTGCTCCTGACCCTCGCGGGCCGCATGGCCCCCGACCACACCCCCGACGGCTGGCTCGTCGTGCTCGGCGAGAACCTCACGGGCCGCCGCGCGCGCCGCACCGCGGTCCAGCGCCGCGCCGCGATCGCCGGCTTCCACGGGATCGACGAGCTCGACGACGCGGTCACGGTCGGGGACTCGGTGCGCGAACGCCTCACGTGGCTCGCGCCCTGGTACCGCCGGACCCCCAAGGTCACCCAGGAGGTCTACGAGCGCGTGGCCCGCCCCGTGTTCGGGCGCCGCGAGCTACCCGCGCTCGACGCCATGGTCTGGGACCTCGACGAGGTCGACGCCATGCTCCTGCGCATCGCGATCGCCCTGGCCCAGGACCCCGAGCTGCTCGTCGTCGACGACCTCGACCAGGTCCACGACTCGGCCCGCCGCCAGATCGTCTGGGGACGCCTCGAAGCCCTCGCGGCCACGGGCGTGACCGTGATCGGCTCGGTCGCCTCCGCGGGCGAGGTCGACGCGATGCGCTGGGGCCGTGCCCCGCACGTCGTGCGCCTCGCGACCGGCCCGCAGCTCGTCGCGGCCTGA
- a CDS encoding NAD(P)/FAD-dependent oxidoreductase, whose translation MNDGTAAHPAPTGAPLPHVVVVGGGFAGLATVKALAGAPVRVTLIDRRVYNTFQPLLYQVATGGLNPGDVTYFLRALRLGQRNVRVVHEHLVGLDPHAKTLRLLNDEEIRYDYLVLANGVTTNFFGTPGAKEHAFAMYSRSQALKIRDTLFVRLEKSAASPGTDDGLRVVVVGGGSTGVEVAGALAELRTQGLAPAYPEIHGDAFSVKIVQRGTELIKPFPAKLRTYAARELQRRGVDLHLGAGVAKVLPDGVELTDGDFIRSDLTIWAAGVAPHEEVSRWNLPLGDGGRIRVGDDLQVEGFPDHFAAGDVAVSPAGLPQLAQPAIQSGKVVGRNIRALVQGRPTTSLRYLDKGTMAVIGRRAAVADIAGKLRLTRGTAWLAWLFVHIMSLIGPRNRLTTLAGLVTRYGFPFHRRPVPIVGDVPTVRPPKGWVPADGPAPLPEVTPND comes from the coding sequence GTGAACGACGGCACCGCCGCGCACCCCGCACCCACCGGGGCGCCGCTCCCCCACGTCGTCGTCGTGGGCGGCGGGTTCGCCGGGCTCGCGACCGTCAAGGCGCTCGCGGGCGCGCCCGTGCGCGTCACGCTGATCGACCGTCGCGTCTACAACACCTTCCAGCCGCTGCTCTACCAGGTGGCCACGGGCGGCCTGAACCCGGGCGACGTCACGTACTTCCTGCGCGCGCTGCGGCTGGGGCAGCGCAACGTGCGCGTGGTCCACGAGCACCTCGTGGGCCTCGACCCGCACGCCAAGACGCTCCGGCTCCTCAACGACGAGGAGATCCGCTACGACTACCTCGTCCTCGCCAACGGCGTCACGACCAACTTCTTCGGCACGCCCGGCGCCAAGGAGCACGCGTTCGCGATGTACTCGCGCTCGCAGGCCCTGAAGATCCGCGACACCCTGTTCGTCCGCCTCGAGAAGTCCGCGGCCTCACCGGGGACCGACGACGGCCTGCGCGTCGTCGTCGTGGGCGGCGGCTCGACGGGCGTCGAGGTCGCGGGCGCCCTCGCCGAGCTCCGCACGCAGGGCCTGGCGCCCGCGTACCCGGAGATCCACGGCGACGCGTTCAGCGTCAAGATCGTCCAGCGCGGCACCGAGCTCATCAAGCCCTTCCCCGCCAAGCTCCGCACGTACGCGGCGCGCGAGCTCCAGCGTCGCGGGGTCGACCTGCACCTGGGCGCGGGCGTCGCCAAGGTCCTGCCCGACGGCGTCGAGCTCACCGACGGCGACTTCATCCGCTCGGACCTCACGATCTGGGCAGCGGGCGTCGCCCCGCACGAGGAGGTCTCGCGCTGGAACCTGCCCCTGGGCGACGGCGGGCGCATCCGCGTGGGCGACGACCTGCAGGTCGAGGGGTTCCCGGACCACTTCGCGGCGGGAGACGTCGCGGTATCGCCCGCGGGCCTGCCGCAGCTCGCCCAGCCCGCGATCCAGTCGGGCAAGGTCGTGGGACGCAACATCCGCGCGCTCGTCCAAGGACGCCCGACGACGTCGCTCAGGTACCTCGACAAGGGCACCATGGCCGTCATCGGACGCCGCGCGGCCGTCGCGGACATCGCCGGGAAGCTCCGGCTCACGCGGGGGACCGCATGGCTCGCGTGGCTCTTCGTGCACATCATGAGCCTCATCGGACCCCGCAACCGCCTGACGACACTGGCGGGGCTCGTGACCCGCTACGGCTTCCCGTTCCACCGCCGCCCGGTGCCGATCGTGGGCGACGTCCCGACGGTCCGGCCCCCCAAGGGCTGGGTGCCCGCGGACGGCCCCGCGCCGCTGCCCGAGGTCACGCCGAACGACTGA
- a CDS encoding lysylphosphatidylglycerol synthase transmembrane domain-containing protein, translated as MRRTLRVGRVTGRPAHLGKEHVITHAPDPEPQAPGPPPKPTRSPTSHALRVLVWFVLIGGLTYVVIPEISEIPRMGEALRDAQPAWALLAVFFAATGFFAAAASLAACSPRHLPFLRTTRVQLANAFAGTATPASVGSLALNVRYLSKSGMSTALATGTVALQSIVQVLVHLVLLTVLALVAGRSIDHHVPGWARWALLAAAVAVVVTGVVVLAVPRFRHAVRTYARDDVLPAFRQLGGLAKDPRRLSFAVLGAMGTTVSSAATLWACLLALGGGSDPIAAAFSTMVGQTLASAAPTPGGVGVVEAALTGGLVSFGIASAIALPAVLLYRLISCWIPVLLGWITLRRLQREDVV; from the coding sequence GTGCGCCGGACCCTGCGCGTCGGTAGGGTCACGGGACGGCCCGCACATCTCGGCAAGGAGCACGTCATCACGCACGCACCCGACCCCGAGCCCCAGGCCCCGGGCCCGCCCCCGAAGCCCACCCGGTCCCCCACGAGCCACGCCCTGCGCGTGCTCGTGTGGTTCGTGCTCATCGGCGGCCTCACGTACGTCGTCATCCCGGAGATCAGCGAGATCCCGCGCATGGGCGAGGCCCTGCGCGACGCCCAGCCGGCGTGGGCGCTCCTGGCCGTGTTCTTCGCCGCGACGGGGTTCTTCGCCGCCGCGGCGTCGCTCGCCGCGTGCTCCCCGAGGCACCTGCCGTTCCTGCGGACCACCCGCGTCCAGCTCGCGAACGCGTTCGCGGGCACCGCGACCCCGGCGAGCGTCGGGTCGCTCGCGCTCAACGTCCGCTACCTGTCGAAGTCCGGGATGAGCACGGCGCTCGCGACGGGCACGGTCGCGCTCCAGAGCATCGTGCAGGTCCTGGTCCATCTCGTGCTCCTGACGGTGCTCGCGCTCGTCGCGGGGCGCAGCATCGACCACCACGTGCCGGGTTGGGCCAGGTGGGCGCTGCTCGCCGCGGCGGTCGCGGTCGTCGTCACCGGGGTCGTGGTGCTCGCGGTGCCACGGTTCCGGCACGCCGTCCGCACGTACGCGCGCGACGACGTGCTGCCCGCCTTCCGCCAGCTCGGCGGTCTCGCGAAGGACCCGCGCCGGCTCTCCTTCGCGGTCCTGGGCGCGATGGGCACCACGGTGTCCTCGGCCGCGACCCTGTGGGCCTGCCTCCTGGCGCTCGGCGGCGGCAGCGACCCGATCGCCGCGGCCTTCTCGACCATGGTCGGACAGACGCTCGCGTCCGCAGCCCCGACGCCGGGCGGCGTGGGCGTGGTCGAGGCCGCGCTCACGGGCGGGCTCGTGAGCTTCGGGATCGCGTCCGCGATCGCCCTGCCGGCGGTCCTGCTCTACCGCCTGATCTCGTGCTGGATCCCGGTCCTGCTGGGCTGGATCACCCTGCGCCGGCTGCAGCGCGAGGACGTGGTCTGA